The following are encoded together in the Glycine soja cultivar W05 chromosome 5, ASM419377v2, whole genome shotgun sequence genome:
- the LOC114412649 gene encoding DNA-binding protein DDB_G0278111-like isoform X1, whose protein sequence is MFGFADLQGNQQNSEQEKAQDDAKREAEERRQMMLSQILSAEARERLARIALVKPEKARGVEDFILRAAQMGQITEKVSEERLISLLEQINNQTTRQTKVTIQRRRSVLEDDD, encoded by the exons ATGTTTGGATTTGCTGATTTACAGGGAAATCAACAGAACTCTGAACAGGAGAAAGCTCAGGATGATGCAAAGAG gGAGGCTGAGGAACGGAGACAGATGATGCTTAGTCAGATATTGTCTGCTGAAGCGCGAGAAAGGC TTGCTCGAATAGCTTTGGTGAAACCTGAGAAAGCAAGGGGTGTTGAAGATTTTATATTGAGAGCTGCTCAGATGGGTCAGATAACTGAAAAG GTTTCTGAGGAAAGGCTCATATCACTGCTGGAACAGATAAACAACCAAACAACAAGGCAGACAAAAGTTACA ATACAGAGGCGTCGAAGTGTTCTCGAGGATGATGATTAA
- the LOC114412650 gene encoding two-pore potassium channel 3-like: MEKEPLLPYFSPRKKPQLCPLPEHDEIVLPMTPSEFKDRLIFGPSPSSASPRDPSPLADALTLSHNSPKCSSSNSQDYASSPLFDSQQKQQQLNSWLLDPNYESWRKTNLHRSKTAPAMAVISDFNPHSTVQRPKFASQSIVCQGVILLALYLALGVVIYWFNRHNFTATETHPIVDALYFCIVTMCTIGYGDITPNSTATKLFSILFVLVGFGFIDILLSGMVSYVLDLQENHMLTAVKGRRGEKDGKSYIIDVKKGRMRIRLKVALALGVVVICIGVGVGVMHFVEKLGWLDSFYLSVMSVTTVGYGDHAFKTMHGRIFAAIWLLVSTLAVARAFLYLAEARVDKRHRRMAKWILGQDMTVSEFLAADIDNNGFVSKSEYVIYKLKEMGKVSEKDIMQVSEKFDRLDAGNCGKITLADLMGNHN; encoded by the exons ATGGAAAAGGAGCCTCTGCTCCCATACTTCAGCCCCAGAAAGAAGCCTCAACTATGTCCCTTGCCAGAGCACGACGAAATCGTTCTTCCAATGACCCCTTCAGAATTCAAGGACCGTCTCATCTTTGGTCCTTCTCCTTCCTCTGCTTCCCCAAGGGACCCTTCACCTCTTGCTGATGCCTTAACACTTTCTCACAATTCCCCAAAATGTTCCTCTTCTAACTCACAGGACTATGCATCATCACCACTATTTGATtcccaacaaaaacaacaacaactcaACTCTTGGCTCCTTGACCCCAATTACGAGTCGTGGCGGAAAACGAACCTTCATCGGTCGAAAACCGCGCCGGCCATGGCCGTGATCAGCGATTTCAACCCCCACTCCACCGTGCAAAGACCCAAATTTGCCAGCCAGAGTATTGTGTGCCAGGGTGTTATTCTTCTTGCTCTTTATTTGGCATTAGGGGTTGTCATTTATTGGTTCAATCGTCATAATTTTACAGCTACTGAGACTCATCCTATAGTTGATGCATTGTATTTTTGTATAGTGACAATGTGCACAATAGGGTACGGTGATATCACTCCCAATAGTACAGCCACTAAGCTTTTCTCTATATTGTTTGTGTTGGTGGGGTTTGGATTTATAGACATATTGTTGAGTGGGATGGTTAGCTATGTGCTTGATTTGCAGGAGAATCATATGTTGACGGCAGTGAAGGGAAGGAGGGGTGAGAAGGATGGGAAGTCTTATATAATTGATGTGAAGAAAGGGAGGATGAGGATTCGGTTGAAGGTGGCGCTGGCGTTGGGGGTTGTGGTGATTTGTATTGGGGTAGGTGTGGGGGTTATGCATTTTGTGGAGAAGCTTGGATGGTTGGATTCGTTTTATCTTTCGGTTATGTCAGTTACCACGGTTGGGTATGGAGACCACGCGTTCAAGACCATGCACGGTCGGATCTTTGCTGCGATTTGGTTGCTTGTGTCGACGCTTGCTGTGGCCCGGGCGTTCCTCTATTTGGCTGAGGCGAGAGTGGATAAGCGGCATAGGAGGATGGCAAAGTGGATTCTTGGTCAGGATATGACTGTTTCTGAGTTTCTTGCAGCAGACATAGACAATAATGGCTTTGTGAG TAAATCGGAATATGTTATATACAAGCTCAAGGAGATGGGAAAAGTATCTGAGAAGGACATCATGCAGGTTAGTGAGAAGTTTGATAGACTAGATGCTGGCAACTGCGGAAAAATAACGCTTGCTGATCTTATGGGGAATCATAATTGA
- the LOC114412649 gene encoding DNA-binding protein DDB_G0278111-like isoform X2: MFGFADLQGNQQNSEQEKAQDDAKREAEERRQMMLSQILSAEARERLARIALVKPEKARGVEDFILRAAQMGQITEKIGEVLVVPFICSKLEHQ; this comes from the exons ATGTTTGGATTTGCTGATTTACAGGGAAATCAACAGAACTCTGAACAGGAGAAAGCTCAGGATGATGCAAAGAG gGAGGCTGAGGAACGGAGACAGATGATGCTTAGTCAGATATTGTCTGCTGAAGCGCGAGAAAGGC TTGCTCGAATAGCTTTGGTGAAACCTGAGAAAGCAAGGGGTGTTGAAGATTTTATATTGAGAGCTGCTCAGATGGGTCAGATAACTGAAAAG ATTGGTGAAGTTCTAGTTGTACCATTTATTTGTTCGAAGTTAGAACATCAATAA